The following proteins are co-located in the Choristoneura fumiferana chromosome 23, NRCan_CFum_1, whole genome shotgun sequence genome:
- the LOC141440874 gene encoding carboxypeptidase B-like isoform X3 gives MNVKMEHRARRAHGAKKKESKESKDDKIIILVNGEDDDDPMNSVRTLKLENSTQTRIGARGKANCIPLEDINKCLTSGMKQICPRHKLKRKKTKIMDWKKYHRLSVINSFVEDLERDFPAICTVSVIGKSIEGRSIKMLKISNSNATNTPVWLDGAIHPREWITTAVVTYIADYIVRNFHDLSEHLTNKDWYIVPVLNPDGYEYTHTHDRMWRKNRAIYDGHCVGVDLNRNFSYGWGHNGEEGSSDTPENVFYRGPAPFSEPETAAVRDFILGSPTPFKVFLSFHSYFELIIFPWGYKKDPCPDYLNLMEAGIRMARAIHKSSGMTYKVGSTKDLTYYACGTATDWSYSVAKIPYSFMIELPSKKNKFKLPRDKILSTCEESWNGVQSLMEYVDGPSYLRKKK, from the exons atgaatgtcaaaatggAGCATCGAGCTCGTCGGGCGCATGGTGCCaagaagaaagaaagtaaaGAAAGCAAAGATGATAAAATCATCATACTTGTCAATggtgaagatgatgatgatccgaTGAATTCAGTCAGGACACTCAAGCTTGAGAATTCCACGCAGACCAGGATAGGCGCTCGAGGCAAAG CTAACTGTATTCCACTCGAAGACATTAATAAGTGTCTCACTTCAGGCATGAAGCAAATTTGTCCACGTcataaactaaaaagaaaaaaaa CAAAAATTATGGATTGGAAGAAATATCACAGACTAAGTGTAATTAACTCGTTCGTTGAAGATTTAGAAAGAGATTTTCCTGCCATTTGTACAGTTAGTGTTATTGGAAAATCAATCGAAGGTCGATCAATTAAG ATGTTGAAGATATCAAACAGCAACGCCACCAACACGCCGGTGTGGCTAGACGGCGCGATACACCCTCGCGAGTGGATCACTACAGCGGTCGTCACTTACATAGCCGACTACATTGTCAGGAACTTCCACGACTTGTCTGAACATCTTACTAATAAAGACTG GTATATCGTACCAGTACTAAATCCAGATGGTTATGAGTACACGCATACTCACGATAGAATGTGGCGAAAGAATAGAGCCATTTATGACGGACACTGCGTGGGAGTCGATCTGAATAGAAACTTTAG TTATGGATGGGGCCACAATGGTGAAGAAGGTTCGTCAGATACACCAGAAAACGTATTTTACAGAGGACCTGCCCCTTTTTCAGAACCAGAAACGGCAGCTGTTAGA gattttattcTAGGTTCACCGACCCCATTCAAGGTGTTTCTGTCGTTTCATAGCTACTTTGAGCTGATAATTTTTCCATGGGGATACAAAAAAGATCCGTGTCCGGACTACTTGAATTTGATGGAAGCAGGAATAAGGATGGCCAGG GCAATCCATAAATCAAGTGGGATGACGTACAAAGTCGGCAGTACAAAAGACCTGACATACTACGCTTGTGGTACAGCCACGGACTGGAGTTACTCAGTAGCTAAGATCCCGTACTCATTCATGATAGAACTGCctagcaaaaaaaataagttcaaaCTGCCAAGGGACAAAATATTATCGACATGTGAGGAATCATGGAATGGAGTCCAAAGTTTAATGGAATACGTCGATGGTCCTTCATATTTGCGAAAGAAGAAGTGA
- the LOC141440874 gene encoding carboxypeptidase B-like isoform X1 has translation MNVKMEHRARRAHGAKKKESKESKDDKIIILVNGEDDDDPMNSVRTLKLENSTQTRIGARGKANCIPLEDINKCLTSGMKQICPRHKLKRKKKYGDSGKCVNPKYKQWLLCKHSYKFTLNTKIMDWKKYHRLSVINSFVEDLERDFPAICTVSVIGKSIEGRSIKMLKISNSNATNTPVWLDGAIHPREWITTAVVTYIADYIVRNFHDLSEHLTNKDWYIVPVLNPDGYEYTHTHDRMWRKNRAIYDGHCVGVDLNRNFSYGWGHNGEEGSSDTPENVFYRGPAPFSEPETAAVRDFILGSPTPFKVFLSFHSYFELIIFPWGYKKDPCPDYLNLMEAGIRMARAIHKSSGMTYKVGSTKDLTYYACGTATDWSYSVAKIPYSFMIELPSKKNKFKLPRDKILSTCEESWNGVQSLMEYVDGPSYLRKKK, from the exons atgaatgtcaaaatggAGCATCGAGCTCGTCGGGCGCATGGTGCCaagaagaaagaaagtaaaGAAAGCAAAGATGATAAAATCATCATACTTGTCAATggtgaagatgatgatgatccgaTGAATTCAGTCAGGACACTCAAGCTTGAGAATTCCACGCAGACCAGGATAGGCGCTCGAGGCAAAG CTAACTGTATTCCACTCGAAGACATTAATAAGTGTCTCACTTCAGGCATGAAGCAAATTTGTCCACGTcataaactaaaaagaaaaaaaa AGTACGGCGACAGCGGTAAGTGTGTGAACCCCAAATATAAACAATGGCTTCTTTGTAAGCATAGTTACAAATTCACGTTAAATA CAAAAATTATGGATTGGAAGAAATATCACAGACTAAGTGTAATTAACTCGTTCGTTGAAGATTTAGAAAGAGATTTTCCTGCCATTTGTACAGTTAGTGTTATTGGAAAATCAATCGAAGGTCGATCAATTAAG ATGTTGAAGATATCAAACAGCAACGCCACCAACACGCCGGTGTGGCTAGACGGCGCGATACACCCTCGCGAGTGGATCACTACAGCGGTCGTCACTTACATAGCCGACTACATTGTCAGGAACTTCCACGACTTGTCTGAACATCTTACTAATAAAGACTG GTATATCGTACCAGTACTAAATCCAGATGGTTATGAGTACACGCATACTCACGATAGAATGTGGCGAAAGAATAGAGCCATTTATGACGGACACTGCGTGGGAGTCGATCTGAATAGAAACTTTAG TTATGGATGGGGCCACAATGGTGAAGAAGGTTCGTCAGATACACCAGAAAACGTATTTTACAGAGGACCTGCCCCTTTTTCAGAACCAGAAACGGCAGCTGTTAGA gattttattcTAGGTTCACCGACCCCATTCAAGGTGTTTCTGTCGTTTCATAGCTACTTTGAGCTGATAATTTTTCCATGGGGATACAAAAAAGATCCGTGTCCGGACTACTTGAATTTGATGGAAGCAGGAATAAGGATGGCCAGG GCAATCCATAAATCAAGTGGGATGACGTACAAAGTCGGCAGTACAAAAGACCTGACATACTACGCTTGTGGTACAGCCACGGACTGGAGTTACTCAGTAGCTAAGATCCCGTACTCATTCATGATAGAACTGCctagcaaaaaaaataagttcaaaCTGCCAAGGGACAAAATATTATCGACATGTGAGGAATCATGGAATGGAGTCCAAAGTTTAATGGAATACGTCGATGGTCCTTCATATTTGCGAAAGAAGAAGTGA
- the LOC141440874 gene encoding carboxypeptidase B-like isoform X2, producing the protein MNVKMEHRARRAHGAKKKESKESKDDKIIILVNGEDDDDPMNSVRTLKLENSTQTRIGARGKANCIPLEDINKCLTSGMKQICPRHKLKRKKKYGDSGKCVNPKYKQWLLCKHSYKFTLNTKIMDWKKYHRLSVINSFVEDLERDFPAICTVSVIGKSIEGRSIKISNSNATNTPVWLDGAIHPREWITTAVVTYIADYIVRNFHDLSEHLTNKDWYIVPVLNPDGYEYTHTHDRMWRKNRAIYDGHCVGVDLNRNFSYGWGHNGEEGSSDTPENVFYRGPAPFSEPETAAVRDFILGSPTPFKVFLSFHSYFELIIFPWGYKKDPCPDYLNLMEAGIRMARAIHKSSGMTYKVGSTKDLTYYACGTATDWSYSVAKIPYSFMIELPSKKNKFKLPRDKILSTCEESWNGVQSLMEYVDGPSYLRKKK; encoded by the exons atgaatgtcaaaatggAGCATCGAGCTCGTCGGGCGCATGGTGCCaagaagaaagaaagtaaaGAAAGCAAAGATGATAAAATCATCATACTTGTCAATggtgaagatgatgatgatccgaTGAATTCAGTCAGGACACTCAAGCTTGAGAATTCCACGCAGACCAGGATAGGCGCTCGAGGCAAAG CTAACTGTATTCCACTCGAAGACATTAATAAGTGTCTCACTTCAGGCATGAAGCAAATTTGTCCACGTcataaactaaaaagaaaaaaaa AGTACGGCGACAGCGGTAAGTGTGTGAACCCCAAATATAAACAATGGCTTCTTTGTAAGCATAGTTACAAATTCACGTTAAATA CAAAAATTATGGATTGGAAGAAATATCACAGACTAAGTGTAATTAACTCGTTCGTTGAAGATTTAGAAAGAGATTTTCCTGCCATTTGTACAGTTAGTGTTATTGGAAAATCAATCGAAGGTCGATCAATTAAG ATATCAAACAGCAACGCCACCAACACGCCGGTGTGGCTAGACGGCGCGATACACCCTCGCGAGTGGATCACTACAGCGGTCGTCACTTACATAGCCGACTACATTGTCAGGAACTTCCACGACTTGTCTGAACATCTTACTAATAAAGACTG GTATATCGTACCAGTACTAAATCCAGATGGTTATGAGTACACGCATACTCACGATAGAATGTGGCGAAAGAATAGAGCCATTTATGACGGACACTGCGTGGGAGTCGATCTGAATAGAAACTTTAG TTATGGATGGGGCCACAATGGTGAAGAAGGTTCGTCAGATACACCAGAAAACGTATTTTACAGAGGACCTGCCCCTTTTTCAGAACCAGAAACGGCAGCTGTTAGA gattttattcTAGGTTCACCGACCCCATTCAAGGTGTTTCTGTCGTTTCATAGCTACTTTGAGCTGATAATTTTTCCATGGGGATACAAAAAAGATCCGTGTCCGGACTACTTGAATTTGATGGAAGCAGGAATAAGGATGGCCAGG GCAATCCATAAATCAAGTGGGATGACGTACAAAGTCGGCAGTACAAAAGACCTGACATACTACGCTTGTGGTACAGCCACGGACTGGAGTTACTCAGTAGCTAAGATCCCGTACTCATTCATGATAGAACTGCctagcaaaaaaaataagttcaaaCTGCCAAGGGACAAAATATTATCGACATGTGAGGAATCATGGAATGGAGTCCAAAGTTTAATGGAATACGTCGATGGTCCTTCATATTTGCGAAAGAAGAAGTGA
- the LOC141440868 gene encoding carboxypeptidase B-like, whose translation MDVMVEGMRKCQVEKLLRERDIPFEVSTDKTAPVPYYPSPPPSPTRRRPNSPPLQRPSSPYSRLSYDAKNLQKRVLDWKNYYPLHLIYNFMMDLETQFPSTCTVSSIGKSVEGRDIKMLKISNSDANNTGAWLDGAIHAREWISTSVVTYIANYIANNFNNLPKSMTNKDWFFVPVLNPDGYEYSHATDRMWRKNRYRMGHTVVGVDLNRNFGNSWGKSLEFSSNDPTHANFRGEEPFSEPEAAAVKDLILYSGTPFKIFLTFHAYSEVIAFPWCFTPEPCPDYVTLLEGATAMAKAMYATSGRMYKVGNFKDLMYSACGTSIDWSYGTARIPFSYLVELRSKEYRFLLPKEEITDCCKETLSGVMALADFVDKQKCTTCNVDVRKLR comes from the exons ATGGATGTGATGGTGGAGGGAATGCGGAAGTGCCAAGTTGAGAAGCTTCTACGCGAAAGAGACATCCCATTTGAAGTGTCAACGGATAAGACAGCACCTGTGCCGTACTACCCGTCGCCCCCTCCTTCGCCAACGCGTCGGCGGCCGAATAGCCCCCCTCTCCAGCGGCCGTCGTCACCTTACAGCAGACTGTCTTATGATGCGAAGAATTTACAaa AACGTGTGCTGGATTGGAAGAATTACTATCCATTGCATCTCATATATAACTTCATGATGGATTTAGAAACTCAATTTCCGTCAACATGTACTGTTAGTTCTATAGGTAAATCGGTTGAAGGTAGGGACATAAAG ATGCTGAAGATATCGAATAGTGACGCGAATAACACAGGAGCTTGGCTAGATGGCGCTATTCATGCGCGGGAGTGGATAAGTACATCAGTTGTAACGTACATTGCCAATTATATCGCCAACAACTTCAATAATCTCCCAAAATCTATGACTAATAAAGACTG GTTCTTTGTTCCTGTTCTGAATCCGGATGGCTATGAATATTCTCATGCCACCGATCGCATGTGGCGTAAGAATAGATATCGGATGGGCCACACCGTTGTCGGGGTAGACCTTAACAGAAACTTCGG CAATAGTTGGGGAAAGTCGTTAGAATTTTCATCAAACGACCCAACTCATGCCAACTTTCGAGGTGAAGAACCATTTTCGGAGCCTGAAGCTGCTGCTGTTAAG GATTTGATATTGTACTCTGGTACGCCGTTCAAAATATTTCTTACGTTCCACGCTTACAGCGAGGTGATAGCGTTCCCTTGGTGCTTCACGCCTGAACCATGTCCTGACTATGTAACCTTGCTTGAAGGTGCTACTGCCATGGCAAAG GCCATGTATGCTACCAGCGGGCGTATGTACAAAGTTGGTAACTTTAAAGACTTGATGTATAGTGCTTGCGGGACCAGCATTGACTGGAGTTATGGAACTGCGCGAATACCCTTCTCATATCTCGTAGAACTGAGAAGTAAGGAGTACAGATTTTTATTGCCAAAAGAAGAAATCACCGATTGCTGCAAAGAAACCTTAAGTGGTGTGATGGCTTTAGCTGATTTTGTGGATAAACAAAAGTGTACGACTTGCAACGTTGATGTTAGAAAACTACGCTGA